The Lycium barbarum isolate Lr01 chromosome 4, ASM1917538v2, whole genome shotgun sequence nucleotide sequence aacagaaaaaaaaaaaaaaaaaaaaaagggaaatcgAAGATCTAAGAATGAGTTTTCATGCTAAGAGGACTTGCTGTTTATCTATTTATTGATTTCAGTTTCATGACAGTGGCTTTCCCAGAGGACACTTGCTGTTTTGTTTATTTAGGTTCCTGGAAACTAGCTTTCCTTTATGCTTGTATATCCTAGATGGAGTGGGAGTCTACATTCTGCTCTGATTCTGTTTTTCTTAGTTTTGCAGGTTTAGGAAAGTTGGTAGGCTCAAGTCGAGGCGGTTATCATGGCACATTTACTTTCTACTACTTGTTCTTTAGATGTCTCTTCCAGCAACAAGCTGCATTTCAAGTCTATTAACCAATGCTCTACTCCCATTCCAACATCTTTTAATATGGGAATCTCCTTGTCACCCTTCAAAAAGCTAAGTTTGCAAAGGAAAAGGTTTTCACAATGTGTGATCAGAGCTTCAGCTGTTTCCATGAGCCAAGAAGCCAAAACCCAGAACGACTCTGGGTCTCAACAGACCACTGATGGAGCCTCCACTAGGAAGAAGGTCATGGTCATTGGTGGTGATGGCTATTGTGGCTGGGCTACTGCTCTCCACCTATCCAAAAAGGGATATGAAGTTGCCATTGTTGACAACCTTATCCGTCGCCTATTTGATGACCAGCTTGGTCTAGATTCTCTTACACCCATCTCATCTATCCATAACCGCATAAGGCGTTGGAAATCTCTCACAGGAAAAGACATTCAACTGTTTGTTGGTGATATATGTGAATTTGAGTTCTTGGCAGAAGCCTTCAAGTCGTTTGAACCTGACGCTGTTGTGCATTTTGGAGAGCAGAGGTCTGCTCCTTATTCTATGATTGATAGGTCAAGAGCTGTTTTTACCCAACATAATAATGTGATAGGGACACTTAATGTACTATTTGCCATAAAGGAGTTTAGGGAAGAGTGTCATTTGGTCAAACTCGGGACAATGGGGGAATATGGGACCCCTAATATAGATATTGAAGAAGGTTATATAACTATCACTCATAATGGAAGAACAGATACTCTTCCTTATCCCAAACAAGCAAGCTCTTTCTATCATTTGAGTAAAGTCCATGATTCCCACAACATAGCTTTTACTTGCAAGGCATGGGGAATCAGAGCTACCGACCTGAACCAGGGAGTTGTATATGGGATAAGGACTGATGAAACTGCAATGCACGAGGAGCTGGTTAACAGACTTGATTATGATGCTGTATTTGGAACTGCATTAAATCGGTTCTGTGTTCAGGCTGCTGTTGGACATCCACTTACGGTGTATGGTAAAGGAGGGCAGGTACGAACTTCCTCTCATTCCATGTAGTACTGCATTTTAATGAATACac carries:
- the LOC132635910 gene encoding UDP-sulfoquinovose synthase, chloroplastic, whose translation is MAHLLSTTCSLDVSSSNKLHFKSINQCSTPIPTSFNMGISLSPFKKLSLQRKRFSQCVIRASAVSMSQEAKTQNDSGSQQTTDGASTRKKVMVIGGDGYCGWATALHLSKKGYEVAIVDNLIRRLFDDQLGLDSLTPISSIHNRIRRWKSLTGKDIQLFVGDICEFEFLAEAFKSFEPDAVVHFGEQRSAPYSMIDRSRAVFTQHNNVIGTLNVLFAIKEFREECHLVKLGTMGEYGTPNIDIEEGYITITHNGRTDTLPYPKQASSFYHLSKVHDSHNIAFTCKAWGIRATDLNQGVVYGIRTDETAMHEELVNRLDYDAVFGTALNRFCVQAAVGHPLTVYGKGGQTRGYLDIRDTVQCVEIAIANPAQPGEFRVFNQFTEQFSVNELAALVTKAGAKLGLEVKTTSVPNPRVEAEEHYYNAKHTKLYELGLQPHLLSDSLLDSLLNFAVQYKDRVDTKQIMPSVSWKKIGAKPKTVAA